Proteins co-encoded in one Ziziphus jujuba cultivar Dongzao chromosome 9, ASM3175591v1 genomic window:
- the LOC125424240 gene encoding uncharacterized protein LOC125424240, whose product MEEKEKKKKINNQNKKQKHQHPNDQTTKTSDFSFKPSSDVKGIRFGGQFIVKSFTIRRARPLELFQLLSFPPTTSTTIPTPTPTLTPTNTTTNNYSGNKSNTKNANNHKLLFPSTTAFLPTNFTILAHHVWRTLTLGLGANKSKVLLFVFETESMKVSMDGVWPPEIPLGEVNKRLVRGLTGCEMARFKFRKGCVK is encoded by the coding sequence atggaagaaaaagagaagaagaagaagatcaacAACCAAAACAAGAAGCAAAAACACCAGCACCCAAATGACCAAACCACAAAAACTTCAGATTTCTCTTTCAAACCCAGCTCTGATGTAAAAGGTATTCGTTTCGGTGGGCAATTCATTGTTAAATCCTTCACGATCCGTCGTGCTAGGCCATTAGAACTTTTTCAACTCCTTTCTTTCCCACCCACAACAAGTACCACCATACCCACACCCACACCCACACTCACACCCACCAACACCACAACCAACAATTACAGTGGCAATAAATCAAACACCAAGAACGCAAACAACCACAAGCTTCTGTTCCCTTCAACCACAGCTTTCTTGCCCACAAACTTCACAATCTTGGCTCACCATGTTTGGCGCACACTCACTCTCGGGCTAGGAGCCAATAAATCCAAAGTCCTTCTCTTCGTGTTCGAAACCGAAAGCATGAAGGTCTCCATGGATGGGGTTTGGCCACCGGAGATTCCGCTAGGCGAAGTGAACAAGAGGCTGGTCAGGGGCTTGACTGGGTGTGAGATGGCTCGGTTCAagtttaggaaaggatgtgTCAAATGA
- the LOC107427814 gene encoding glutelin type-D 1 produces the protein MEIDLNPRTANQTLFEGEGGGYYLWSSKEFPLLAQTKLGAGKLVLKPNGFALPHYADSSKVGYVLQGSDGVVGMVFPKKRSSKEVVLKLKKGDIIPVPLGALSWWYNNGDSELVIVFLGQTTKAYVPGEFTYFLLTGGLGILGAFSTEYTSKAFDMSKDEAKELVQSQSGVLIIKLEAGKKMPKPQLLKTKELVFNINDYSSLADDENVKRGGIVTTVNKSKFSFIGEVGLTATHLKLEPHSMSSPIYTTDSSVRVIYVVKGSGRIQIVGIQGKRVLDTEVKAGQLVVVPAFFVEAKIAGEEGMECFSIINSAEPILEDIASDESVLAALSPEVLQASLNISAVSGKHFISEIMKNSIILPPTN, from the exons ATGGAGATTGATCTAAATCCAAGGACCGCCAACCAAACGTTGTTTGAAGGAGAAGGTGGAGGATACTACTTATGGTCAAGTAAAGAGTTTCCATTGCTTGCTCAGACAAAGCTTGGTGCTGGTAAGCTTGTTCTGAAACCCAATGGCTTTGCTCTGCCTCACTATGCCGATAGCTCCAAAGTTGGTTATGTTCTTCAAG GATCCGATGGAGTAGTTGGAATGgtattcccaaaaaaaagatCTTCCAAAGAGGTAGTTCTAAAGCTTAAGAAGGGAGATATTATTCCTGTTCCTCTAGGAGCACTCTCATGGTGGTACAACAATGGAGATTCTGAACTAGTTATTGTATTTTTGGGCCAAACCACAAAGGCTTATGTTCCTGGAGAATTTACGTATTTCCTTTTAACTGGTGGTCTGGGAATACTTGGAGCTTTCTCAACTGAGTATACAAGCAAAGCTTTTGATATGAGCAAAGATGAAGCAAAAGAGCTAGTGCAAAGCCAATCTGGGGTTCTCATAATCAAGCTAGAAGCTGGGAAAAAAATGCCAAAACCCCAATTGCTCAAAACCAAAGAATTGGTTTTCAACATTAATGACTATTCTTCTTTGGCTGATGATGAAAATGTAAAGAGAGGTGGAATAGTAACTACAGTTAACAAATCCAAATTCTCTTTTATAGGAGAAGTTGGATTGACTGCTACTCATTTGAAACTCGAACCCCATTCCATGAGCTCGCCCATTTACACCACTGATTCGAGCGTCCGAGTGATATACGTTGTGAAAGGGAGTGGTAGGATTCAAATTGTTGGTATTCAGGGTAAAAGGGTTTTGGATACTGAAGTTAAGGCTGGTCAGTTGGTTGTTGTACCAGCATTCTTCGTCGAAGCAAAAATTGCAGGTGAAGAAGGAATGGAGTGCTTCTCTATCATAAACAGTGCAGA GCCAATTTTAGAGGATATAGCTAGCGATGAATCGGTACTGGCCGCTTTGTCACCTGAGGTGTTACAAGCCTCCCTCAATATTAGTGCGGTGTCTGGAAAACACTTTATTTCAGAGATTATGAAGAACTCCATTATCCTCCCtccaacaaattaa
- the LOC107427806 gene encoding uncharacterized protein LOC107427806: MAESEEYPKEYYNDQDSGRANSMPSSSISTTSVHVTALDGLVNVNSLFTIAVFVGLSLTTPGQRSLENKTACDAGVDVARKLLVFEVVSFSFFLFSSLVAQGLKLAINLLNSKDVDEAFRAHINLKALRFGMMGSAIGSVMGCIFLVLSMVNVIQIRLGMLSCGSKSTVHAVTCLVVLVSSALLVYISTAVYAFLH; the protein is encoded by the exons ATGGCTGA ATCTGAAGAGTACCCAAAAGAGTACTACAACGACCAAGACAGCGGGAGAGCAAACTCCATGCCATCATCATCAATCTCAACGACCAGCGTCCATGTCACCGCTCTGGACGGTCTGGTCAACGTCAACTCGCTCTTCACCATCGCCGTCTTCGTGGGTCTGTCCCTGACGACGCCGGGACAGCGCAGCCTCGAGAACAAGACGGCGTGCGACGCCGGCGTTGACGTGGCGAGGAAGCTCCTCGTGTTCGAGGTCGTCTCCTTCAGCTTCTTCCTCTTCTCGTCTCTGGTAGCTCAGGGTTTGAAGCTCGCCATTAACCTTCTCAACAGCAAAGATGTTGACGAAGCGTTCCGGGCCCACATCAACCTGAAAGCTCTGAGATTTGGGATGATGGGGTCGGCGATTGGATCAGTGATGGGTTGTATCTTTTTGGTGCTTTCGATGGTGAATGTGATCCAGATCAGGCTCGGAATGCTGTCTTGTGGAAGCAAATCGACGGTCCATGCTGTCACTTGCTTGGTAGTTTTGGTTTCCTCTGCCCTCTTGGTTTATATTTCTACTGCTGTTTATGCTTTCCTTCACTAA
- the LOC125418379 gene encoding cocosin 1, with amino-acid sequence MSPTSTFSSSFIFFFHILLFSLFEAEAMEMDLNPRTANQTLFEGEGGGYYAWSSKEFPFLAQAKLGAGKLVLKPNGFALPHYVDSSKVGYVLQGSDGVVGMVFPNKKSSKEVALKLKKGDIIPVPLGALSWWYNNGDSELVIVFLGQTTKAYVPGEFTYFILTGGLGILGAFSTEYTSKAFNMNKNEAKELVKSQSGVIIIKLEAGKTMPQPQLHKTKELVFNIDSSLADGNVKRGGIITTVNKSKFSFIGEVGLTATHMKLQPHSMNSPIYSTDSSIRVIYVVKGSARVQIVGIQGKRVLDTEIKAGHLVVVPAFFVEAKIAGGEGMECFSIISSAEPILEDIVSDESVLAALSPEVLQASLNISAVSGKHLISEISKNSIILPSTN; translated from the exons atgTCTCCGACTTCTACTTTTTCCTCCtccttcatctttttcttccacattttgctattttctctttttgaagCCGAGGCAATGGAGATGGATTTAAATCCGAGGACGGCCAACCAAACGTTGTTTGAGGGAGAAGGTGGAGGATACTACGCTTGGTCAAGTAAAGAGTTTCCATTTCTTGCTCAGGCAAAGCTTGGTGCTGGTAAGCTTGTTCTGAAACCCAATGGCTTCGCTTTGCCTCACTATGTCGATAGCTCCAAAGTTGGTTATGTTCTTCAAG GATCTGACGGAGTAGTTGGAATGGTATTCCCGAATAAAAAATCTTCCAAAGAGGTAGCCCTAAAGCTTAAGAAGGGAGACATTATTCCCGTTCCTCTAGGAGCACTATCATGGTGGTACAACAACGGAGATTCTGAACTAGTGATTGTGTTTTTGGGCCAGACCACAAAGGCTTATGTTCCCGGAGAATTTACGTATTTCATTTTAACTGGTGGTCTTGGAATACTGGGAGCTTTCTCAACTGAGTACACAAGCAAAGCTTTTAACATGAACAAAAATGAAGCAAAAGAACTAGTGAAAAGCCAATCTGGGGTTATCATAATCAAGCTAGAAGCTGGGAAAACCATGCCTCAACCCCAATTGCACAAAACTAAAGAATTGGTTTTCAACATTGATTCGTCTTTGGCGGATGGTAATGTGAAGAGAGGTGGAATAATAACTACAGTTAACAAATCCAAGTTTTCTTTTATTGGAGAAGTTGGATTGACTGCTACTCATATGAAACTCCAACCCCATTCCATGAACTCACCCATTTACTCTACTGACTCGAGCATCCGAGTGATATATGTTGTGAAAGGGAGTGCTAGGGTTCAAATTGTTGGTATTCAAGGTAAAAGGGTTTTAGATACTGAAATTAAGGCTGGTCACTTAGTTGTTGTTCCAGCATTCTTCGTCGAAGCGAAAATTGCAGGTGGAGAAGGAATGGAGTGCTTCTCTATTATAAGCAGTGCAGA GCCAATTCTAGAGGATATAGTTAGCGATGAATCAGTACTGGCAGCTTTGTCACCTGAGGTGTTACAAGCCTCCCTCAATATTAGTGCGGTGTCTGGAAAACACTTAATTTCTGAGATAAGCAAGAACTCAATTATCCTCCcttcaacaaattaa
- the LOC107427808 gene encoding protein FAR1-RELATED SEQUENCE 5 codes for MDEHQSMADDGDAIDDSSGKEIATAEGSSEMEPYVGMEFESEEAAKVFYDAYATSLGFIMRVDAFRRSMRDGKVVWRRLVCNKEGFRKLRPKRSENRKPRAITREGCKAMIVVKKEKTGKWVVTRFVKEHNHPLVVTPANGRRSMLLSQTPDEKDVKIRELTAELQRERKRSAAYQEQLDIVLREMEEHSSHLSRNIDDIIQSVKDIESKRLAVSNS; via the exons A TGGATGAACACCAGTCTATGGCTGATGATGGGGATGCAATAGATGACTCCAGTGGAAAAGAGATAGCCACTGCTGAGGGAAGTTCAGAAATGGAACCATATGTAGGTATGGAGTTTGAATCTGAAGAGGCTGCCAAGGTGTTCTATGATGCGTACGCTACAAGCTTGGGGTTTATAATGCGTGTGGATGCATTTCGGAGATCAATGCGTGATGGGAAGGTTGTTTGGCGTCGTCTTGTGTGTAATAAAGAGGGATTTCGTAAGTTGAGGCCCAAAAGAAGtgagaataggaaacctagagCAATCACAAGAGAAGGATGTAAAGCAATGATAGTGGTAAAAAAGGAGAAAACTGGTAAATGGGTTGTAACAAGATTTGTAAAGGAGCACAATCATCCGCTGGTAGTTACACCTGCCAATGGTCGTCGAAGCATGCTTCTATCTCAAACACCA GATGAGAAGGATGTGAAAATTCGAGAGTTGACTGCTGAGTTACAGCGTGAGAGAAAGCGGTCTGCAGCTTATCAAGAACAGCTTGATATAGTTTTGAGAGAGATGGAAGAACATTCTAGTCACCTATCAAGAAACATTGATGATATAATTCAAAGCGTGAAAGACATTGAATCGAAGAGGTTGGCGGTTTCTAACAGTTAG
- the LOC107427812 gene encoding protein FAR1-RELATED SEQUENCE 6: MESSAGPKFCAPEGGEMLNLNDNRELSVHESNGNMEPYVGMEFESEEAAMVYYDQYARRVGFIIRVGNCHRSSHDGSVINRRFLCNKEGFRVNNKKTKRLEVRKPRAITREGCKAMIMVRKEKSGKWVVSKLETKHSHPLGISAGNNRRSTIQARPQDEKDKKIRELSTELHRANQQLAQCREQLEMILKDIEQHTNHLTKSVQDVIKNVNQIEVEHKKHL, translated from the exons ATGGAAAGTTCAGCAGGACCAAAGTTTTGTGCTCCTGAGGGTGGAGAAATGCTCAATCTAAATGACAATAGAGAGTTGAGTGTTCATGAATCAAATGGTAACATGGAACCCTATGTTGGAATGGAGTTTGAATCTGAAGAGGCGGCCATGGTATACTATGATCAATATGCTAGGCGTGTGGGCTTCATCATTCGTGTCGGTAATTGCCATCGTTCGAGTCATGATGGATCTGTTATCAATCGTAGGTTTCTCTGTAACAAAGAAGGTTTTCGTGTTAATAATAAGAAGACAAAAAGGCTTGAGGTGAGGAAACCAAGGGCGATAACTAGAGAAGGTTGCAAAGCAATGATCATGGTGAGGAAAGAGAAGTCTGGGAAGTGGGTTGTCTCAAAGCTTGAAACAAAACATAGTCATCCATTGGGGATATCTGCTGGCAATAATCGTCGGAGTACCATTCAGGCCAGACCACAG GATGAGAAGGATAAGAAAATTCGTGAGCTATCCACAGAGCTCCATCGTGCCAACCAGCAATTAGCACAGTGCAGAGAGCAATTAGAAATGATCTTGAAAGATATAGAACAGCACACAAACCACCTTACTAAAAGTGTTCAGGATGTAATCAAGAATGTAAATCAGATTGAAGTTGAGCATAAAAAGCACTTATAA